In Citrus sinensis cultivar Valencia sweet orange chromosome 3, DVS_A1.0, whole genome shotgun sequence, the sequence CTGAGAACATAGGATTCCTTATGCTCCTCCTACACCACTAGCCAATAACTATAACAGGACGGTTGATTGACCACTCCCTAAACTGGTCCTTTTTCATCGAAGAAGGAATTTGTAAAAAATGCCCTTATCTTCAAACCTCGTGGTGGTGAACGATGAACCTATTTCATCTTTAGGACCacgataaaaatattttgataatggaTTAGaccaaattacattttgcatgGATAGGCAAAATGGTTTATTAGGGGCTATTGAGATGACGTGGACTACTGCATATCACAGACTATGTGCTAGACACGTATATGCTAACTTCTGCAAAGAACATCCTAGTGTTAGTTTGAGAAATATGTTTTGGAGGGCTATCAGTAGCACTAACAAGTATGATTACACAATTACAATGGAAAagctaaaaaacaaaagttggaGGCATGACAGTTGCTAGAGACTGAACTTGCTGAGTTTACTTGGTCAAGACATGAGCATGACAAGAATTGCAAAGTGAACCGTACAACTAACAACAATTTAGAGTGTTTCAATAGTTGGATATTATCCCCACAGAGAGAAGCCTTGCTTGACCATGCTTGAAGAAATTATATGCATGTTTATGACACTATTGAcggaaatgaaaaaaaaaaagcacaatcTTAGACCAACATTCCACCTAGAGTGGAAAAAGAATTGGATATTGCATATGAAGCTGGAAACAAGATGAATGTAATGGCTTCTGGGGATCTGCACTTTCAAGTATGATTCTAACTTATTTTCCTTATAATTGTTTTGTATGTGCttcttttaatcattattcaatttttttttaggttaaaGACAATGGTTATTATCCAGCAAGGAGGTTTATTGTTGATCTCATGAGCAGGTCCTGTGATTGTGGTTATTGGGAGCTAGCTGGAATCCTCTATACTCATGTTATGGCTGCAATTAGTCATGCGAGACACATGGCAGCAGAGTATCTACCAAAGTACTTCACCAAAGAGGCGTACTTGAACACATATGTAGTGATGTTCAAGCCAATTCTTGACAAGGTTACATGGGACCCTTGTGCTAGGCCCAAGCTCTCTCCACCTGAGATTACCAAGAAGATTGGAAGACCAAAAAAGTCAAGGAAAAGAGCAGCCActaagccaaaaaaaaaaaaaagatcattttataTCTGTTGTTCCTTTTGTGGTGGAATGAACCACAATGTTAGGAAATACACATTAAGGCCATTGGTagcaagaaaattaagagcCCAAAATCAGGTAACAGTatattgaacttattgttttaattgcttttacGTGTAttgaacttaattttttattgttatcaatgtaattttaaataaggaGTTAGTGGGCCGAGAGAAAGTTCTAATGCAGCAAGTACTTCGAGGAGGACCAAAAAATGGTAATTCATTTATtgttattcattaaataatttttagtttgttgTGAATATTGATAATTcgattatttatatatttaaatttaaataggctGTAGGTGGTTCATAAAAGAGCTTTATTGCTAATAGAAGAATAAGAGATAATAGAGGCCGAAGGGGCCAAAAAGGTAATAAAGCAAGAGGAAAAGGTGATGGAGTAAGAGGAGGCAATAGAAGAATGATAACTAGAGGTACAAGAGGTATTGTTactat encodes:
- the LOC127900963 gene encoding uncharacterized protein LOC127900963, with the protein product MNVMASGDLHFQVKDNGYYPARRFIVDLMSRSCDCGYWELAGILYTHVMAAISHARHMAAEYLPKYFTKEAYLNTYVVMFKPILDKVTWDPCARPKLSPPEITKKIGRPKKSRKRAATKPKKKKRSFYICCSFCGGMNHNVRKYTLRPLVARKLRAQNQELVGREKVLMQQVLRGGPKNGCRWFIKELYC